One window of the Leptotrichia massiliensis genome contains the following:
- a CDS encoding ATP-binding protein — MMKLSQLAENRIKKFQNQNQNQQEKKKSTDSDGKLKETIQASRQLRQQELWKKIEYFLNISSLPVRWKEYVFENSEILSKEENVIKQKLEYYCEHFKEAKDKGLGLYLCGEIGTGKSFYSLCVFNELLKNNYKVYRTTLNGIYQRIQSTFSNFNNLTEEKVFKDLLEADLIILDDLGKENISETWGKSKLYTIFNFFYEKEKCIIISTNLGKEEIADFMDTQGNDALLDRFREKLDTLEFVWESRRKVIGKKLFEEFWKERKIK, encoded by the coding sequence ATGATGAAGTTAAGCCAACTGGCAGAAAACAGGATAAAAAAATTTCAAAATCAAAACCAAAATCAGCAGGAGAAAAAAAAGAGTACGGATTCTGATGGAAAGTTAAAAGAAACAATACAAGCAAGTAGACAACTTAGGCAACAGGAATTATGGAAAAAAATTGAATATTTTCTTAATATTTCAAGTTTGCCAGTCCGATGGAAAGAATATGTTTTTGAAAATTCTGAAATATTATCGAAAGAAGAAAATGTAATCAAACAGAAACTTGAGTATTATTGTGAACATTTTAAAGAAGCTAAGGATAAAGGACTAGGTTTGTATTTGTGTGGAGAGATAGGGACTGGAAAAAGTTTTTACAGTCTATGTGTTTTCAATGAGTTGCTAAAAAATAATTATAAAGTTTACCGAACGACTTTGAATGGGATTTATCAAAGAATCCAGTCAACTTTCAGCAATTTTAATAATTTAACTGAAGAAAAGGTTTTTAAGGACTTACTTGAAGCGGATTTGATAATACTAGATGACTTGGGAAAAGAAAATATATCAGAAACTTGGGGAAAGTCAAAGTTATATACGATATTTAATTTTTTCTATGAAAAGGAAAAATGTATTATTATATCAACAAATTTAGGCAAGGAAGAAATTGCTGATTTTATGGATACACAGGGAAATGATGCATTGTTAGACAGATTTCGTGAGAAATTGGATACATTGGAATTTGTGTGGGAAAGTAGAAGAAAGGTAATAGGAAAAAAATTATTTGAAGAATTTTGGAAAGAGAGGAAAATAAAATGA
- a CDS encoding ParA family protein produces MKIISIVNPKGGAGKTVSAINIAYALKNKGKKVLLIDTDPRGAIASYLNIKNDNTIFEALKECYDSLGMVDKEKYINEKNGVDIIISNIYFNQIDEFFKREGDENGQEQLKIFKDFFENFSEYDFIVIDTEGTVNNTVKGILNVTDYVFAPSKVSFIDTNGLRDLLEMMEISKMDNPKIKLYKIFFVQVKENTKVFKKVHLEMKEILKEMYSDIYVREDANILNSMEKHKDIFSFKKSSNAAIDYKNLVNEFLYNEVYKNKE; encoded by the coding sequence ATGAAAATAATAAGTATAGTAAATCCAAAAGGTGGAGCAGGAAAGACGGTAAGTGCAATAAATATTGCATATGCACTAAAAAATAAAGGGAAAAAAGTTTTATTAATTGATACAGATCCAAGAGGAGCGATAGCTTCGTATCTTAACATAAAAAATGATAATACGATTTTTGAAGCATTAAAGGAGTGCTATGACAGTTTGGGAATGGTAGACAAGGAGAAGTATATAAATGAAAAAAATGGAGTGGATATAATAATCAGCAATATTTACTTTAATCAAATTGATGAATTTTTCAAAAGGGAAGGGGATGAAAATGGACAGGAGCAACTGAAAATATTTAAGGATTTTTTTGAAAACTTTAGTGAATATGACTTTATAGTAATTGATACAGAAGGTACTGTGAATAATACAGTCAAAGGGATTTTAAATGTAACAGACTATGTTTTTGCACCTTCAAAAGTTTCGTTTATAGATACGAATGGACTTAGAGATTTACTTGAAATGATGGAAATTTCAAAAATGGATAATCCGAAAATTAAACTTTATAAAATATTTTTTGTGCAAGTGAAGGAAAATACAAAAGTGTTTAAAAAAGTACATTTGGAAATGAAAGAGATTTTAAAAGAAATGTATTCGGATATTTATGTGAGAGAAGATGCAAATATATTAAATTCGATGGAAAAGCATAAAGATATATTTAGCTTTAAGAAGAGCAGTAATGCGGCAATAGATTATAAAAATTTAGTGAATGAATTTTTGTATAATGAAGTTTATAAAAATAAAGAATAG
- a CDS encoding MobA/MobL family protein yields MAIFYLRMKKSKRGSKYIPPTAHLDYINRDEKYGKKEDLLFKEVRNLPEEFGDIKDFWKCAETYERKNSNLYRELEISLPREFTPEENKKMVDNFCKNLFGKEYVYNYAMHNPKSFDGDMQPHVHIVFFERKIDDIKRDKDKYFKRYNSKNIEKGGWEKDKKWRERSTLKSIRKEWETFLNFELEKKGLEKVSAKSLKDQKRDAENNNDYKKVYELNRKAINIDGKILYRKESELSDKEKVKKRIFIKSRILKAGTDLMKKLLEKLKKLEREYEDLKRDKIGDLENLERLRGLEESVRDIKKKMSKDKIENTVYNLMTDKKYYKFLNENKKIDKELKNTKDKNRIKYLKITKEKNLKNLESLRNEIQNNWKKKYIFDKRVENIREKYLRKISNFEDEKDTIYENLKEKNIKYNDEKNGLYNINHLQFIYEKNGLKEINRIEKELKKLVKELDKNEEVVSQETLIKDKYSNYEFSKLEKNIAESKIKIEGLQKELNKNLDISEQKYYLDWLKREVKIKEDYEARKENIEIKIQKKLQDELLKNGNSKVQEREKVKKIIKNIEAIKVLDKKKRLSEKRQVSIKKWNRKKKSNSLNGANYDKNLGGISGNFRMEDIEVLDELER; encoded by the coding sequence GTGGCAATATTTTATCTTAGAATGAAAAAAAGTAAAAGAGGTAGTAAATATATTCCGCCTACTGCACATTTGGATTATATAAACAGAGATGAAAAATATGGTAAAAAAGAGGATTTACTTTTTAAGGAAGTAAGGAATCTTCCAGAAGAGTTTGGCGATATTAAAGACTTTTGGAAATGTGCAGAAACTTATGAAAGAAAAAATTCTAATCTGTACAGGGAACTTGAAATTTCATTACCGAGAGAGTTTACTCCTGAAGAAAATAAAAAGATGGTGGATAATTTTTGTAAAAATCTTTTTGGAAAAGAATATGTGTATAACTATGCAATGCACAATCCAAAAAGTTTTGATGGGGATATGCAACCACACGTGCATATAGTGTTTTTTGAAAGAAAAATAGATGATATTAAAAGAGATAAGGATAAATATTTTAAGAGATATAATTCTAAAAATATAGAAAAAGGCGGATGGGAAAAGGATAAAAAATGGAGAGAAAGAAGTACATTAAAAAGTATAAGGAAAGAATGGGAAACATTTTTAAATTTTGAACTTGAAAAGAAAGGACTTGAGAAAGTAAGTGCAAAATCATTAAAGGATCAGAAAAGGGATGCAGAAAATAATAATGACTATAAGAAAGTTTATGAGTTAAATCGTAAAGCAATAAATATTGATGGAAAGATTTTATACAGAAAAGAAAGTGAATTAAGTGATAAGGAAAAAGTTAAGAAGAGAATATTTATTAAAAGCAGAATTTTAAAAGCTGGAACAGATTTAATGAAAAAACTGCTTGAAAAATTGAAAAAACTAGAAAGGGAGTATGAAGATTTAAAAAGAGATAAAATAGGAGATTTAGAAAATTTGGAAAGACTGAGGGGGTTAGAAGAGAGTGTAAGAGATATAAAGAAGAAGATGTCAAAAGATAAAATTGAGAATACTGTGTACAACTTGATGACGGATAAAAAGTACTATAAATTTCTGAATGAGAACAAAAAAATTGACAAGGAACTAAAAAATACAAAAGATAAAAATAGAATAAAATATTTAAAAATTACAAAAGAAAAGAATTTAAAAAATTTAGAAAGTTTAAGAAATGAAATTCAGAATAACTGGAAAAAGAAGTATATTTTTGATAAAAGAGTTGAAAATATTAGGGAAAAATATTTAAGGAAAATTTCAAATTTTGAAGATGAAAAAGACACGATATATGAAAATTTAAAAGAGAAAAATATTAAATATAATGATGAAAAAAATGGACTGTATAATATAAATCATTTGCAATTTATTTATGAAAAAAATGGACTGAAAGAGATAAATAGAATTGAAAAAGAACTAAAAAAATTAGTAAAAGAGTTAGATAAAAATGAGGAAGTAGTCAGTCAGGAAACTTTGATAAAAGATAAATATTCAAATTATGAATTTTCAAAATTGGAGAAAAATATTGCGGAGAGTAAGATTAAAATAGAAGGACTGCAAAAAGAACTTAACAAAAATTTGGATATAAGTGAACAAAAATATTACTTGGACTGGTTAAAAAGAGAAGTAAAAATAAAGGAAGATTATGAGGCAAGAAAAGAAAATATTGAAATAAAAATTCAAAAAAAATTACAAGATGAACTTTTAAAAAATGGCAATTCTAAAGTTCAGGAAAGGGAAAAAGTTAAAAAAATTATCAAGAATATAGAAGCCATAAAAGTGTTGGATAAGAAAAAAAGATTGTCTGAAAAACGACAAGTAAGTATAAAAAAATGGAACAGGAAAAAGAAAAGTAACAGTTTAAATGGTGCAAATTATGATAAAAATTTAGGAGGTATAAGTGGTAATTTTAGAATGGAAGATATAGAAGTTTTAGACGAGTTGGAAAGATAA
- a CDS encoding type IV secretion system protein — protein MDLKRINRKRNIFKLRTDVKREKTSFEKRAETLFELAETNAKLKKGLGISIVINHILILALIFFVLRTNIKVFLVQVDKTTGAPMEVNVLTKSNVKVGEKETKYFISKFILDVRTLPKDMTYYDNKLKENAFFLTQNSQKKLDAMIQETGTIQMLADKITTNVNIVSANKLTNTSNTYQVRWKEKQFSETGMEMQDTSYLGVFTVEYVNEKNEELVAKNPLGIIIKDFTISRENN, from the coding sequence TTGGATTTAAAAAGAATAAATAGAAAAAGGAATATTTTTAAATTAAGGACTGATGTCAAAAGAGAAAAGACAAGTTTTGAAAAAAGGGCTGAAACTTTGTTTGAACTTGCAGAAACGAATGCAAAGTTAAAAAAGGGATTAGGAATAAGCATAGTTATCAATCATATATTAATCTTAGCATTAATATTCTTTGTTTTGAGAACGAATATAAAAGTATTTCTTGTTCAGGTTGATAAAACGACAGGAGCTCCAATGGAAGTGAATGTGTTGACAAAATCCAATGTAAAAGTTGGGGAGAAGGAAACAAAATATTTCATATCAAAATTCATTTTGGATGTAAGAACTCTTCCAAAAGACATGACATATTACGATAACAAGTTAAAGGAAAATGCTTTTTTCTTAACACAAAATTCGCAAAAAAAATTGGATGCGATGATTCAGGAAACAGGAACAATACAAATGCTTGCAGATAAAATTACAACGAATGTAAATATAGTTTCAGCTAACAAACTTACAAATACTTCAAACACTTATCAAGTCAGATGGAAGGAAAAACAGTTTTCTGAAACAGGAATGGAAATGCAGGATACAAGTTATCTTGGAGTATTTACTGTGGAATATGTGAATGAAAAAAATGAGGAACTGGTTGCTAAAAATCCATTGGGAATAATAATAAAGGATTTTACAATTTCGAGGGAAAATAATTAG
- a CDS encoding TrbG/VirB9 family P-type conjugative transfer protein — MTKNKLKKFNRKILSVLFLILMSVNIFANDGNAKDNVTVDVVKNSQKIFDDDGILSGKKDAIKKTAVIFNYAENSIYEVYSKPDYLTTLRLAPNEKVVFKAGGDTERWMIEEATGGKENRTYIYIKPLEEDIKTNINIVTDKHSYFINIESTNGEYNPLVEWQYPNERKILMDEYEANTESIGTTDLMKLNYRYSWNKNSKLSPVQVFDNGEKTFIVLKSNLQEMPAFYVKGLDNQLSLVNTKIEGRNVMINSVVKEIYMTLGKNTLKIYNQKK; from the coding sequence ATGACAAAGAATAAGTTAAAAAAATTTAATAGAAAAATATTATCAGTGCTGTTTTTGATATTGATGTCGGTTAATATTTTTGCAAATGATGGAAATGCAAAAGATAATGTTACGGTAGATGTGGTAAAAAATAGTCAAAAAATATTTGATGATGACGGAATATTAAGCGGAAAAAAGGATGCAATAAAAAAGACAGCCGTTATATTTAATTATGCGGAAAACAGCATATATGAAGTTTATTCCAAGCCAGACTATTTAACGACTTTAAGGCTTGCTCCAAACGAAAAAGTGGTATTTAAGGCTGGTGGAGATACAGAACGTTGGATGATTGAAGAGGCGACAGGTGGAAAAGAAAACAGAACATACATATACATAAAGCCACTTGAAGAAGATATAAAGACTAACATAAATATAGTTACAGACAAGCATAGTTACTTTATTAACATTGAATCCACAAATGGAGAATACAATCCTTTAGTTGAATGGCAATATCCAAATGAGAGAAAAATATTAATGGATGAATATGAGGCTAATACGGAAAGTATTGGTACAACGGACTTAATGAAACTGAATTACAGATATTCGTGGAACAAGAACTCAAAACTTTCTCCAGTTCAAGTGTTTGACAACGGAGAAAAGACATTCATAGTATTAAAGTCAAATTTGCAGGAAATGCCAGCTTTTTATGTAAAAGGTTTGGATAACCAATTATCCTTAGTTAATACAAAAATTGAAGGACGTAATGTAATGATTAACAGTGTTGTGAAAGAAATATATATGACGCTTGGAAAAAATACCTTAAAAATATATAACCAGAAAAAATAG
- a CDS encoding TrbI/VirB10 family protein, with amino-acid sequence MIDKNDYFETSEDDFTEQKEEEISLEDERTGTIKNSKIKIEEFFDKKKVAILVCIISALIFVSIYFANQAKKNEKPKEQGKTESMSTGTGLNIKDAVDTQNQNTQTPEGVTQDGVANINTTTDGTGTPNLSQYDSQLGSEYNNDNLDSNYGSSSSSFSDISEDKNSNSSTVTEEKSKEWRKSAIGFNKGVSTQTPQTTEQYQEQQQQQVPQNVQQQNENDTDQNKQKSKALFQKQKQDSFYSTNLKNPAIGKYELKTGSFIPAVLVTAINSDLPGDVIAQVRENVYDYRTGKYILIPMGTKIVGKYDSSITYGQNRVLLIWQRLVFPNGSTLVLDNMQGVDLLGNAGLKGKTNNHFWKLMRSVLLSSAINMASGSLESLDVNIEAGSRSRVNIGTGASDAAQNIRSIGERMVEKDLNRQPTIEIKRGKKFNIFVSKDIILSPYRK; translated from the coding sequence TTGATAGATAAAAATGACTATTTTGAAACTTCTGAAGATGATTTTACGGAACAGAAGGAAGAGGAAATATCGCTTGAGGATGAGAGGACAGGAACGATAAAAAATTCAAAGATAAAAATAGAAGAATTTTTTGATAAGAAAAAAGTTGCTATCCTAGTCTGCATAATTTCGGCTTTAATTTTTGTAAGCATATATTTTGCAAATCAGGCTAAAAAGAATGAGAAGCCGAAGGAACAGGGAAAAACGGAATCAATGTCAACTGGAACGGGACTGAATATAAAGGATGCAGTAGATACTCAAAATCAAAATACTCAAACTCCTGAAGGTGTAACGCAGGATGGAGTGGCAAATATAAATACGACGACTGATGGAACTGGAACGCCTAACTTATCACAGTATGATTCTCAGCTAGGTTCAGAATACAATAACGACAATCTTGATTCAAATTATGGTTCAAGCTCATCGTCGTTTTCAGATATTTCAGAAGATAAAAATTCCAATAGTTCAACAGTCACGGAAGAAAAAAGCAAGGAGTGGAGAAAATCTGCAATAGGATTTAATAAGGGAGTTTCAACACAAACTCCGCAAACAACAGAACAGTATCAGGAACAACAACAGCAACAAGTTCCTCAGAATGTGCAACAGCAAAATGAAAATGACACAGATCAGAATAAACAGAAGTCAAAGGCCTTATTCCAGAAGCAAAAGCAGGACAGCTTCTATTCGACTAATTTAAAAAATCCTGCAATAGGAAAATATGAGTTAAAGACAGGGAGCTTTATTCCAGCTGTTCTTGTAACGGCAATCAACTCTGATTTGCCGGGAGATGTGATTGCTCAGGTTAGAGAAAATGTTTATGACTACCGTACTGGAAAGTATATTTTAATTCCTATGGGTACAAAAATAGTTGGAAAATATGACAGCAGTATAACGTATGGACAGAACAGGGTTTTGTTGATATGGCAAAGACTGGTATTTCCAAACGGATCAACTCTTGTGCTTGACAATATGCAGGGAGTGGATTTATTGGGGAATGCTGGCTTAAAAGGAAAAACCAACAACCATTTCTGGAAACTTATGAGAAGTGTGCTGTTATCTTCCGCCATAAATATGGCTTCAGGTTCGCTTGAAAGTCTTGATGTAAATATTGAAGCTGGAAGCAGGTCAAGAGTGAATATTGGTACAGGAGCTTCAGATGCGGCACAGAATATTAGAAGCATTGGGGAAAGAATGGTTGAAAAGGATTTAAATAGGCAGCCTACAATTGAGATAAAAAGAGGTAAAAAATTTAATATCTTTGTAAGTAAGGATATAATTTTATCTCCATATAGGAAATAA
- a CDS encoding type IV secretory system conjugative DNA transfer family protein, producing the protein MDKKYKPLRNTKPVKWIFAIMMFISLNITGLIIVSTNYMEELEKVNNYATFAKIRRLIKPVIIGKKNQYMYFPSENWEMVMEKTPKLTSQFQLGMCFISVSSLIILTMPYWKKRKLKSHGDAEFGTYDDLKKDKKKPSDVDFLSGNENGFVIGYVKTLSGKLKLLYDTSMIHIALFLPTRGGKGVGYIIPSLIAGLKKISTFISDIKKENYELTSWYRAKILKHKILKFEPMSELSNSYNFLSEVRYGTNYEIEDCRIIGTMIVGEDESKDPFWGDSAKDTISTLTGYVHYREVSSRPEEDPDITDVRVSLNDVISIITNTENSLYRMFAKYLGKPMEEDEYEDEMSKDFILKEKTIERLRKIYTDEESIKALNKGLHPFVAKQFGYLLQNTGENTFKSITSTAKTKLQVFEIPSVVKNIEKSDFRAMDLVNGDNPVDLYFVIKPKDIDLLAPLVRIMYIQLTNLLMESLSKKNFNITFLMDELNAYGKMKALVKGLGYYAGFGIKMVGIFQGLDQLNSTYDKQGKEVLNGCQIQIFGRPNDEAAPDYISKTLGKETIRVKSRNIGLKGGGNVSEQGKDLLSPSETRLLPDRKAVVITGYKKPLLLDKLYYYEYPELLKRTQHQPVFFKDGYVIFEAMKGMYEYKHTFKMKEEDFYDDIKYEKIIEKVRKKYKSEKIG; encoded by the coding sequence ATGGATAAAAAATATAAGCCGCTCAGAAATACGAAGCCTGTAAAATGGATTTTTGCAATTATGATGTTCATTTCATTAAATATAACGGGTTTAATTATAGTATCAACAAACTATATGGAAGAACTGGAAAAAGTTAATAACTATGCGACTTTTGCAAAAATACGTAGATTAATAAAACCTGTAATTATTGGGAAAAAGAATCAGTATATGTACTTTCCATCTGAAAATTGGGAAATGGTAATGGAAAAGACGCCTAAATTAACTTCGCAGTTTCAATTAGGTATGTGCTTTATATCTGTTAGCTCGTTAATTATTTTAACAATGCCGTACTGGAAAAAAAGGAAACTGAAATCGCACGGAGATGCTGAATTTGGAACGTATGATGATTTGAAGAAAGATAAGAAAAAGCCGTCAGATGTAGATTTTTTAAGTGGCAATGAAAATGGTTTTGTTATTGGATATGTAAAAACTTTATCAGGGAAATTAAAATTACTCTATGATACGTCAATGATACATATTGCCCTGTTCTTGCCAACAAGAGGAGGAAAAGGTGTGGGATATATTATTCCAAGCCTTATAGCAGGACTGAAAAAAATATCAACCTTTATTTCTGACATAAAGAAGGAAAATTACGAACTTACAAGCTGGTACAGAGCAAAAATATTGAAACATAAAATATTAAAATTTGAGCCAATGAGTGAACTTTCAAACAGTTATAACTTTTTATCGGAAGTACGGTATGGAACAAATTACGAGATTGAAGATTGCAGAATAATTGGAACAATGATTGTTGGGGAAGATGAAAGCAAGGATCCGTTCTGGGGAGACAGTGCAAAAGATACAATTTCCACTTTAACTGGTTATGTTCATTACAGGGAAGTAAGCAGCCGTCCTGAAGAAGATCCTGATATAACGGATGTTAGAGTTTCACTAAACGATGTAATATCAATAATTACTAATACTGAAAATTCTTTGTATAGAATGTTTGCAAAATATCTTGGAAAGCCTATGGAAGAAGATGAATACGAAGATGAAATGTCAAAAGATTTTATTCTGAAGGAAAAAACAATTGAAAGGCTTAGAAAAATATATACTGATGAAGAATCAATTAAAGCATTAAACAAAGGATTGCACCCCTTTGTTGCAAAACAGTTCGGATATTTATTGCAAAATACAGGAGAAAATACGTTCAAGTCTATTACTTCAACGGCAAAGACTAAATTACAGGTATTTGAAATTCCTTCAGTTGTAAAAAATATAGAAAAGTCTGATTTTAGGGCAATGGACTTAGTTAATGGTGATAATCCTGTAGATTTATACTTTGTAATAAAACCAAAAGATATAGATTTGTTAGCTCCGTTAGTACGGATAATGTATATTCAGCTGACAAATTTATTAATGGAAAGTTTAAGCAAGAAAAATTTTAACATAACATTTTTAATGGATGAACTAAATGCTTATGGCAAGATGAAGGCTCTTGTAAAAGGGCTTGGATACTATGCAGGATTTGGAATAAAGATGGTTGGAATATTTCAAGGGCTTGATCAGTTAAATTCGACATATGATAAACAGGGGAAAGAGGTGTTAAATGGATGCCAGATTCAAATATTTGGTAGACCAAACGATGAAGCTGCACCTGACTATATTTCAAAGACACTCGGCAAAGAAACAATCAGGGTAAAAAGTAGAAATATTGGGCTAAAAGGGGGAGGAAACGTTTCAGAGCAGGGAAAGGATTTATTAAGTCCTTCAGAAACAAGACTGCTGCCTGACAGAAAGGCAGTTGTAATTACAGGATATAAAAAACCTTTATTATTAGATAAGCTCTATTACTACGAATATCCTGAACTGCTAAAAAGGACACAGCACCAGCCAGTATTCTTTAAGGACGGATATGTAATATTTGAAGCAATGAAGGGGATGTATGAATACAAGCATACATTTAAGATGAAAGAGGAAGATTTTTATGATGATATAAAATATGAAAAAATTATTGAAAAGGTAAGAAAAAAGTATAAATCAGAAAAAATAGGATAG
- a CDS encoding ATPase, T2SS/T4P/T4SS family, with amino-acid sequence MTESEKYELQKQAQIDFVNERLSALKEYMEDDDITEIMLNPDGYVWVESYERGMYKTNTYLNEMEGYKIIQVLASYNSKIISEKNPRLSGNLPNSDRFQGAAKGITKGIPVFTIRKRPKKIFTLDDYLAMGSITEFQKNFLTEAILNKKNIVVSGGTGTGKTTFTNALVDYLKEVDRIRNTVERIYIIEEVEEIICNKENVLRVFVTEDVSALELSKDALRHRPDRILQGELRYGAEAVEILKNWNTGHSGGFTTVHSDGAEETLERLEELLMEVDRNPRQPLIGRSVDVIVNIIRTTENGKTVRKVNKIIKVNGFNKKTKEYEIEEVG; translated from the coding sequence ATGACGGAAAGTGAAAAATATGAACTTCAGAAGCAGGCACAAATAGACTTTGTAAATGAAAGGCTGTCAGCATTGAAGGAATATATGGAAGATGACGACATTACTGAAATAATGCTAAATCCTGATGGATATGTATGGGTGGAATCATATGAAAGGGGAATGTATAAGACAAATACATACCTGAATGAGATGGAAGGATACAAAATTATTCAGGTGCTTGCTTCATATAACTCAAAGATAATTTCTGAAAAAAATCCAAGACTTTCTGGAAACTTGCCAAATTCTGACAGATTTCAAGGAGCCGCAAAAGGAATTACTAAAGGGATTCCAGTATTTACAATAAGGAAAAGGCCTAAAAAAATATTTACACTCGATGATTATTTAGCAATGGGTTCAATTACAGAATTTCAGAAAAATTTTCTTACAGAAGCCATTTTAAATAAAAAGAATATAGTTGTATCGGGCGGAACTGGTACAGGAAAGACAACATTTACTAATGCTCTTGTGGATTATTTAAAGGAAGTGGACAGAATCAGAAATACTGTTGAAAGAATATACATTATTGAGGAAGTTGAGGAAATTATTTGCAATAAGGAAAACGTGTTAAGAGTTTTTGTAACTGAGGATGTTTCTGCACTGGAATTATCAAAGGATGCACTTAGACACAGGCCAGACAGAATTCTTCAAGGAGAACTCAGATATGGTGCGGAAGCAGTGGAAATACTTAAAAACTGGAATACTGGGCATAGTGGAGGATTTACAACAGTCCATTCGGATGGTGCAGAAGAAACTTTGGAAAGATTGGAAGAGCTGTTAATGGAAGTTGATAGGAATCCAAGACAGCCACTTATAGGGCGTTCTGTGGATGTAATCGTGAATATTATAAGAACGACTGAAAATGGTAAAACTGTAAGAAAAGTGAATAAGATAATCAAAGTGAATGGCTTTAACAAAAAGACAAAGGAATATGAAATTGAGGAGGTAGGATAA
- a CDS encoding VirB3 family type IV secretion system protein: protein MKLKVYKSLLDVKMIMGLPYKVFISLVLLTGIIFLIFRHWVIFIPAGAIYILCAVMSVKDPMTLELIIEHYKTERYLNP from the coding sequence ATGAAATTAAAAGTGTATAAATCTTTGCTGGATGTGAAGATGATAATGGGGTTGCCATATAAGGTTTTTATATCGCTAGTATTATTAACAGGAATCATATTTTTAATATTCAGGCATTGGGTAATTTTTATACCGGCAGGGGCAATATATATTCTATGTGCAGTTATGTCAGTAAAGGATCCGATGACGTTGGAACTGATAATAGAGCATTACAAGACTGAAAGATATTTAAATCCTTAA